The following are encoded together in the Candidatus Margulisiibacteriota bacterium genome:
- a CDS encoding STAS domain-containing protein: protein MEIHKEVKNGILIISLGAKKTETGVTGDIELDVDNNYVLTEIIEEELNRGNKNILLEMKNVNYVDSSGLGAIFDSYKQITEKSGAFKILNPTVDVKRVLDITKISKKINIFVNEEEALKSFSS from the coding sequence TTGGAAATACATAAAGAAGTAAAAAACGGAATTCTGATCATCAGCCTGGGAGCAAAGAAAACAGAAACAGGTGTTACCGGTGATATTGAACTGGACGTTGATAACAACTATGTATTAACTGAAATTATTGAGGAAGAATTAAATAGAGGCAATAAAAATATTCTACTTGAAATGAAGAATGTGAATTATGTAGATTCGTCAGGTCTCGGTGCTATATTTGACAGTTACAAACAAATAACCGAAAAAAGCGGAGCATTCAAAATATTAAACCCTACTGTAGATGTGAAGCGAGTTCTGGATATTACAAAAATTTCTAAAAAAATTAATATCTTTGTAAACGAAGAAGAAGCATTAAAAAGTTTTAGCAGTTAA
- a CDS encoding STAS domain-containing protein, with protein MEVTKELKEFLIVTLGGRKEGNNVSGQIEIDIDNYYIITETIDNELEKGTINFLLELKNVKYIDSSGFGAILNCYQKIASSGGIFKILNPSEHVKRMLNILKIDM; from the coding sequence TTGGAAGTCACTAAAGAACTTAAAGAATTTTTAATTGTTACCCTGGGTGGAAGAAAAGAAGGGAATAATGTGTCTGGTCAGATTGAAATCGACATTGATAATTATTATATTATAACCGAAACAATTGATAATGAATTGGAAAAAGGTACTATAAATTTTCTTTTAGAACTAAAAAATGTTAAATATATAGATTCCTCAGGTTTCGGTGCCATTTTAAATTGTTATCAAAAAATCGCGAGCTCCGGAGGGATTTTCAAAATTTTGAATCCCAGCGAACACGTTAAACGCATGCTGAATATATTAAAAATCGATATGTGA